TTGCGAGCTCCCAGGCATGTGTGAAGACAAGCCTGTGCGGCGGCTCGACCTCCAGATATTTTCCGCCGACCCAATGCTCTTCTCCATCTGGGGCGATCAGACAGGCGCGGTGCCTGCCGCCGGGCCAGGCTTCAAGCTGGTCGCCTACCGCCTTGAAACCGTGAGGACCGCACCACTGTGCGAACGCTTTCGGGTCGGTCCATGCCCTGAAAACCAGATCGCATGGGGCATCAAACCTTCGGACAAGAACCAGGTCGCGGGTATTGTCGGTATCGGTCTCTGGATTAGTCATTGTCGTATCCTTGTACCTTGGACAGATAGTC
This Rhizobium brockwellii DNA region includes the following protein-coding sequences:
- a CDS encoding SRPBCC family protein, with amino-acid sequence MTNPETDTDNTRDLVLVRRFDAPCDLVFRAWTDPKAFAQWCGPHGFKAVGDQLEAWPGGRHRACLIAPDGEEHWVGGKYLEVEPPHRLVFTHAWELATGENSPETVVTITFRESDGGTEMTFRQSGFDSASSLKGHEDGWSQSLERLSLFLGTESEGPDHA